The region CTCCGTCAAAAATATGCCGATGTGCTCCGCGACGGACTGCGGCAACACCGCATAGCTCGCGCCGGTATCGACCAGCATGTCGACCGGCTGGCCGTTCAGGTAGGCATCGGCGACGAAATGGCCGCTCCGGTCGCGTGAAATCCGGTACGTCCTTTCACCTGTATCGGCCTCCTCGTAGGCCGTGGAAGACGCCCCGCCGCCCAGCGTTTCCATCCGGCTTTCCAGCAAACCGGGCAGAAACGGGGCAATCCCCATACACAACAGGAAAATGACGATGAAGCGTGTCATGCCGGGCCTTCAAGGAAAAAGGAGCTTCCGGCATAGCATGGTTTCCTTAGCAGCCTGTAAAACCGGATCAGACGATTTGATCGGCCAGGCGCCGGATGTCCGCCTTGAGAGGGGCACTGGACTGGGCGCCGGTCACCGTGCAGGCCAAGGCGCCGGCCGCGACGCCTTCCCGGACGGCGCGCTCGAATGGCAGGCGCAGGTCGAGGGCTGCGGCCAGCGCACCGCAAAACGCATCACCGGCTCCGGTCGTGTCGACCGCCTCGATTTTCGGCGAGCCGAACCGGAACCGGTCCTCCCCTTTTCCGGCGACGACGCCGGACGCGCCAAGCGTGACCACCACCGCCCTGAAGGATGTGGCCATGTGGTCCAGGAAGGCTTCCGGTTCACCGGGCATGCCGATGCGGCCGGCAAGTTCCGCGGCCTCGCTCTCGTTCACCACCAGCGTGCCGACGGCCTCAAGGCAGGCGGCCGCGTCCTCACGAGGAACGGGCGCCGGGTTCCAGAAGACGGACGCACCGCATTGCCGTGCCAGATCCATCGCCCGCTCCACCTCGGCGAAGGGGGTTTCTCCCTGAAGCATCAGCAGGTCTTGCGGGCCGAGCCCGCCCGCCAGCCAGTCGGCCTCCACGCGCGCATTGGTGCCACTTGCCACGATGATCTGGTTTTCCCCGGCCGGGTCGATGCCGATAAACGCCAGTCCGGTGGTGCCGTCCAGGGCCTTGACCCCCGAAAGGTCGACACCCGCGTCGCGCATGTTCACCAGCGCCAGTTCGGCAAAGGCGTCCCGGCCGACCGCGCCGATCATGCGGACCGTGGCCCCTGCCCGCCGTGCCGCAACAGCCTGGTTGGCGCCCTTGCCGCCGGCGAAGGTCTGATGATCCGGGCCGCTGATCGTTTCTCCTGCCTTCGGCAACCGCGGAACAGCTACCACGAGGTCCAGGTTGATTGAGCCGAATACTGTGATCATGCCGCCTCCGGTTTTTCGATGGCGCTAGGGATGCACGGCGCCTGTTACTTCGTGCCGTACATCCTGTCGCCCGCATCGCCGAGTCCCGGTACGATGTAGCCCTTTTCGTTCAGCTTCTCGTCGATTGCTGCCGTAAAGATCGGCACATCCGGATGCGCCTGGTTGAATTTGGCGACCCCTTCCGGCGCGGCCAGAAGGCAAAGGAAACGGACGTTGTTCGCGCCGCGATCCTTCACTTTCTGGACTGCCGCGATGGCCGAGTTCGCGGTTGCCAGCATCGGATCCACCACGATCACCAGGCGCTCGTGCAGGTCTTCAGGCGCCTTGAAATAATATTCGACCGGCTGGAGGGTTTCCGGGTCGCGGTAAAGACCGATATGGGCGACGCGGGCGGAGGGGACCAGCTCGAGCATGCCTTCCAGCAGGCCGTTGCCCGCCCTGAGGACGGAGGCGAATACCAGCTTCTTGCCGGCCAGCATCGGAGCCTGCATTTCCGCCAGCGGCGTTTCGATGGTTTGCCGAACGAGCGGCAGGTCGCGGGTTACCTCGTAGCAAAGCAGCGTGGAGATTTCGCGCAGGAGGCGCCGGAATCCCTGTGTGGACGTTCCCTTGTCGCGCATGATGGTCAGCTTGTGCTGTACCAGCGGGTGACTGATGACATTGGCTCCGGACATATCTGCCTCTCTGTTGAAATGGGTCCGCGCCTGCCCGGACCGCTCCTGCAAAACCTCATGTTCGGCAGCCGGAGCATCCGTGTCCCGGCGAACGCGGCATGCTCTAGCACCTTGAACGCGATCAACTTTTCTGCGCTCAGGTGAGACGACCTGAATGCTGGTTGATCTATGCCCCGAACGGCAGCCAAAAAACAGACCCCGGGTTGAGAAATTTCCCGAGTTTTTTCACGTCCCCGCCGCCCTGCTGCAGAATCCGGCTGCCCGCGCGGCTGGTGCCGCCTTCCAGAATGCAGGTGAGCGGCAATTGCGCGTCCGGCACCTCCAGCTCCCGGCGAAGCATCTCCGCAAGCCTGTCGGTCAGGGCAGCGCTCACGGCCCTCAGCTCGATCATGCGATCCCGCTCCGCTTCCCCGGGCAGATCCGCATCGCCATTCCGCAGCGTCAGCACTCCCGAACGGACGAAGAGCGCGGCATGGGCGTGGTCGGCAGGCGCCGTCAGGTCTTCGAGGCCGCTGACTTCCAGCCCGGCCCAAGCCAGGGGTTCC is a window of Roseibium salinum DNA encoding:
- a CDS encoding retropepsin-like aspartic protease family protein, producing MTRFIVIFLLCMGIAPFLPGLLESRMETLGGGASSTAYEEADTGERTYRISRDRSGHFVADAYLNGQPVDMLVDTGASYAVLPQSVAEHIGIFLTESDFKYPAQTANGTVYGARTLIDSLRIGSIRLRNVEAHVLKDASLRTPLLGMSVLNELRRFDMSGGTLVLVQ
- a CDS encoding ribokinase — its product is MITVFGSINLDLVVAVPRLPKAGETISGPDHQTFAGGKGANQAVAARRAGATVRMIGAVGRDAFAELALVNMRDAGVDLSGVKALDGTTGLAFIGIDPAGENQIIVASGTNARVEADWLAGGLGPQDLLMLQGETPFAEVERAMDLARQCGASVFWNPAPVPREDAAACLEAVGTLVVNESEAAELAGRIGMPGEPEAFLDHMATSFRAVVVTLGASGVVAGKGEDRFRFGSPKIEAVDTTGAGDAFCGALAAALDLRLPFERAVREGVAAGALACTVTGAQSSAPLKADIRRLADQIV
- the upp gene encoding uracil phosphoribosyltransferase, with translation MSGANVISHPLVQHKLTIMRDKGTSTQGFRRLLREISTLLCYEVTRDLPLVRQTIETPLAEMQAPMLAGKKLVFASVLRAGNGLLEGMLELVPSARVAHIGLYRDPETLQPVEYYFKAPEDLHERLVIVVDPMLATANSAIAAVQKVKDRGANNVRFLCLLAAPEGVAKFNQAHPDVPIFTAAIDEKLNEKGYIVPGLGDAGDRMYGTK